The following are from one region of the Sulfurimicrobium lacus genome:
- a CDS encoding copper-translocating P-type ATPase — protein sequence MDSNSSKPEMAPEHHLQHDHQNHHAHMAADFRQRFWIALGLTLPILALSPLLQELAGLRETIHFPGDLYVLFGLSTAVFFYGGWPFLKGLFGELKSKQPGMMTLVAVAITTAYAYSSAVVFGLTGKVFFWELATLVDVMLLGHWIEMRSVMGASKALEELAKLMPSDAHKLMPDGSVKDVPLSELAVDDKVLIKPGEKIPADGVITEGESAVNEAMLTGESTPVTKKANDKVIGGAINGEGSLTIAVKGTGKDSFLSQVIDLVKQAQESKSKTQDLANTAAMWLTIIALSGGAITFFIWLGVMGKELSFAIERAVTVMVITCPHALGLAVPLVVAVSTALAASNGLLIRNRPAFERARKIQAIIFDKTGTLTEGRFGVTDTLLFSQDINEDTLHQYAASVEANSEHPIAKAIASSFENKLPIENFKGIAGKGAEAKVDGKELKVVSPGFLQEQNIAMTDKRVEDLKAQGKTVVFVLIDGQLKGAIALADIIRPESKQAISALKAMGIKCMMLTGDNKQVAQWVSDQVGLDEYFAEVLPQDKAAKVKEVQSRGILVAMTGDGVNDAPALAQADLGIAIGAGSDVAVETADIILVRSNPLDVVALLKLSKATYSKMIQNLIWATGYNAFAIPLAAGALYAWGVILSPALGAALMAASTVIVAINARLLSISRASDGTAAKSEDAKSGGTHEQIAKRAYELYERDGHLNGHAEQDWLQAEHEIQKDGPQNDLKQGGTN from the coding sequence ATGGATTCGAATTCAAGTAAGCCTGAGATGGCGCCGGAACACCACCTCCAGCACGACCATCAAAATCATCACGCCCACATGGCAGCGGACTTTCGGCAGCGCTTCTGGATTGCGCTGGGCCTGACCCTGCCAATTCTGGCTCTTTCTCCGTTACTTCAGGAACTGGCGGGATTGCGTGAGACCATCCATTTTCCTGGCGATCTCTACGTTCTATTTGGCCTGTCTACCGCGGTGTTTTTCTATGGCGGCTGGCCGTTCCTAAAAGGTCTGTTCGGAGAGCTTAAATCCAAACAGCCCGGGATGATGACACTGGTCGCGGTCGCCATCACCACCGCTTATGCCTATAGCAGCGCGGTGGTGTTCGGTTTGACCGGGAAAGTATTCTTTTGGGAACTCGCCACCCTCGTCGACGTTATGTTGCTGGGGCACTGGATCGAGATGAGATCGGTGATGGGCGCATCAAAGGCTCTGGAGGAATTGGCAAAACTCATGCCCTCCGACGCCCACAAACTCATGCCCGACGGCAGCGTGAAGGACGTGCCACTGAGTGAACTGGCAGTAGATGACAAGGTCCTGATCAAGCCAGGCGAGAAGATTCCCGCCGACGGGGTCATCACCGAGGGCGAAAGCGCGGTCAATGAAGCCATGCTCACAGGAGAATCAACGCCGGTTACCAAAAAGGCCAACGACAAGGTCATCGGCGGCGCCATCAACGGCGAAGGTTCGCTGACCATTGCGGTCAAAGGGACCGGCAAGGATTCGTTTCTGTCGCAAGTGATTGACTTGGTCAAACAGGCTCAGGAAAGCAAATCGAAGACCCAGGATCTGGCCAACACGGCGGCGATGTGGCTCACCATCATAGCCCTGAGCGGCGGTGCGATTACCTTCTTTATCTGGCTGGGCGTCATGGGCAAGGAACTGTCCTTTGCCATCGAGCGCGCCGTGACGGTCATGGTCATCACCTGTCCTCATGCCTTGGGGCTGGCCGTGCCGCTAGTGGTGGCTGTCTCCACGGCACTTGCTGCAAGCAATGGATTGCTGATTCGCAATCGACCCGCGTTCGAGCGCGCCCGGAAAATTCAGGCGATTATTTTCGACAAGACTGGCACTCTTACCGAGGGCCGCTTTGGCGTGACCGATACCCTGCTGTTCTCGCAGGACATCAACGAAGACACCCTGCATCAATATGCGGCCTCGGTGGAAGCCAATTCCGAGCACCCCATCGCCAAGGCCATTGCTTCATCTTTCGAAAATAAATTGCCCATTGAAAATTTCAAAGGCATTGCAGGTAAAGGTGCCGAGGCCAAGGTCGACGGAAAAGAGCTCAAGGTGGTGAGCCCGGGATTTCTGCAGGAACAGAACATAGCTATGACCGACAAGCGCGTGGAAGATCTCAAAGCGCAAGGCAAAACAGTCGTATTTGTTCTGATTGACGGCCAGTTGAAAGGGGCAATTGCCCTAGCCGATATTATCCGTCCCGAGTCGAAGCAGGCTATCTCCGCGCTCAAGGCAATGGGTATCAAGTGCATGATGCTCACTGGGGACAACAAACAGGTCGCCCAATGGGTATCGGACCAGGTCGGGCTGGACGAATATTTCGCCGAAGTCCTGCCCCAGGATAAAGCAGCTAAGGTCAAAGAAGTCCAGTCCCGTGGGATATTGGTGGCCATGACCGGAGATGGCGTGAACGATGCGCCTGCGCTGGCGCAGGCGGATTTGGGCATCGCCATCGGGGCTGGCTCCGATGTGGCGGTCGAAACCGCCGACATCATCCTGGTACGGAGTAATCCATTAGACGTCGTGGCCCTTCTCAAACTTTCCAAGGCCACCTATAGCAAGATGATCCAGAATCTTATTTGGGCTACCGGTTATAACGCTTTCGCTATCCCGCTGGCAGCCGGAGCACTTTACGCCTGGGGCGTGATTCTATCTCCCGCATTGGGTGCTGCGCTGATGGCGGCGAGTACAGTGATTGTCGCCATCAACGCACGCTTACTTAGTATATCCCGTGCATCCGATGGAACTGCTGCGAAGTCGGAAGATGCGAAAAGTGGCGGTACTCATGAACAGATCGCCAAGCGGGCCTATGAGCTGTACGAGCGGGACGGTCATCTGAATGGCCATGCTGAGCAGGACTGGTTGCAGGCAGAACATGAGATACAAAAAGATGGACCTCAAAATGACTTAAAGCAAGGTGGTACGAATTAA
- a CDS encoding STAS/SEC14 domain-containing protein encodes MSMQLNEENGGKLLVVHVSGKLVKADYEQFVPAVERLVRQHGKLRILFDMTDFHGWEASAAWEDFKFGVEHFADIERIAMVGEKQWQHAMATFGKPFTKAKIRYFDHADAAEARKWVDEA; translated from the coding sequence ATGTCCATGCAGCTCAATGAAGAAAACGGCGGCAAGCTGCTCGTCGTTCACGTCAGCGGAAAGCTGGTAAAGGCGGATTACGAACAATTTGTGCCAGCCGTCGAACGGCTCGTGCGGCAGCACGGGAAGTTGCGCATATTGTTCGACATGACCGATTTTCACGGCTGGGAAGCCAGCGCGGCCTGGGAAGACTTCAAATTCGGCGTCGAACACTTCGCCGACATCGAACGCATTGCGATGGTCGGGGAAAAGCAGTGGCAACACGCCATGGCGACGTTCGGCAAGCCGTTCACAAAAGCGAAGATCCGATACTTCGATCACGCCGATGCCGCCGAGGCGCGGAAGTGGGTGGACGAGGCATAG
- a CDS encoding ADP-polyphosphate phosphotransferase, which yields MVMKINPKDFRVKEGERVRLKKWPTLVKPVYKSKEQYQELLEEQVAELSALQRLHYASNRYAVLVIFQAMDAAGKDGAIRHVMSGVNPQGCQVFSFKHPSAAELEHDFLWRTTRDLPERGRIGIFNRSYYEEVLIVRVHPEILQGQGLPDGMIDEKTIWQDRYRSIVDMENHLYRNGTRIIKFFLHLSEEEQRKRFLDRIDEPEKNWKFSLADIEERKFWGQYMQAYEDCLSATSTKNASWYVVPADDKENARLIVSRVILDTFKALKMRYPKTDAKRRQELLSIRQRLAKQG from the coding sequence ATGGTCATGAAAATCAATCCAAAGGATTTTCGCGTTAAGGAAGGCGAAAGGGTCAGGCTCAAGAAGTGGCCGACGCTGGTGAAGCCCGTTTACAAGTCGAAGGAGCAGTATCAAGAACTCCTCGAAGAACAGGTGGCGGAGCTAAGCGCGCTGCAACGACTTCACTATGCATCCAACCGTTATGCGGTGCTGGTGATTTTTCAGGCCATGGACGCGGCCGGCAAGGACGGCGCTATCCGCCACGTCATGTCCGGCGTCAATCCCCAGGGGTGCCAGGTGTTCAGCTTCAAACATCCGAGCGCCGCTGAACTGGAGCACGATTTTCTGTGGCGCACAACGCGCGATCTGCCGGAACGCGGCCGGATCGGTATTTTCAACCGATCCTATTACGAGGAGGTGTTGATCGTGCGCGTGCACCCGGAGATTCTCCAAGGCCAGGGTCTGCCGGATGGGATGATCGACGAGAAAACCATCTGGCAGGATCGATACCGTTCCATTGTGGATATGGAGAACCATCTTTATCGCAACGGCACAAGGATTATAAAATTTTTCCTTCACCTTTCAGAGGAAGAGCAACGCAAGCGCTTTCTCGACCGCATCGACGAGCCCGAAAAAAACTGGAAATTCAGTCTTGCCGACATTGAGGAGCGGAAATTCTGGGGTCAGTACATGCAGGCCTATGAAGACTGCCTGAGCGCGACGAGTACCAAAAATGCGTCTTGGTATGTGGTGCCCGCCGACGACAAGGAGAACGCTCGGCTGATCGTTTCCCGGGTTATTCTCGATACATTCAAGGCGCTAAAAATGCGCTACCCCAAAACCGACGCAAAACGCCGCCAGGAGTTGTTGTCGATCCGCCAACGGCTTGCGAAGCAAGGCTGA
- a CDS encoding YHS domain-containing protein → MNEIIEDPVCHMKVSSTSFAAEYAGGHYAFCSAQCKERFLANPRLYIGFPGHKAPAQEGKQVIKRRRLLLSDPFDAGQAEQVMNALREMMGILEVSIEGDKLTIKYDLIQVTAEQIADKLASIGANLGGGWIDRLKLSWINNLEEIEISSLEVDNKKCCH, encoded by the coding sequence ATGAACGAAATTATCGAAGACCCCGTTTGCCATATGAAAGTCTCATCCACCTCATTTGCCGCAGAATACGCAGGCGGTCATTATGCTTTCTGTTCGGCTCAGTGCAAGGAACGATTTCTAGCGAATCCACGTTTATACATTGGATTTCCCGGGCACAAAGCGCCCGCACAGGAGGGGAAACAAGTCATCAAGCGTCGTCGCCTTTTGCTATCGGATCCGTTTGATGCGGGACAGGCCGAACAAGTAATGAACGCTTTGCGTGAAATGATGGGAATACTTGAAGTTTCCATTGAAGGCGACAAACTCACAATCAAGTATGACCTTATACAAGTAACCGCCGAGCAGATAGCGGATAAATTAGCATCTATAGGGGCTAATCTCGGCGGAGGCTGGATCGATCGCCTTAAGTTGTCTTGGATCAACAATTTGGAAGAAATCGAAATCAGCAGTCTTGAAGTTGACAACAAAAAATGTTGTCACTAA
- a CDS encoding cation:proton antiporter: MFDVAVSCLVLTALMSYLNHRFIGLPTTIGVMGIALMLSFALFGLDKLGFGALHDYEVSLLSSVDFSEVLMQGMLSLLLFAGALHVDLSELKSYKWQVGILAVFGTLASTLLVGFGLWATLPYTGIALPLSYCLIFGALISPTDPIAVMGILKSAGAPKSLEIVIAGESLFNDGVGVVLFSLLLAMVASGEAPTAARGAMLLLEEGGGGIAFGLVLGYVTYLMLKSIDSYQEEVLITLAAVLGGYALADNLHVSGPLAMVVAGLIIGNHGRAQAMSDKTREHLDMFWELLDSMLNAVLFVLIGLEVILIKFSASLALAAAAVIAITLAARLISVGVPVSLLGRVFKLPQGALQVLTWGGLRGGISVALALSLPSGPQRDLVLALTYAVVVFSILVQGLSIGKVARNVGGAE; this comes from the coding sequence ATGTTCGACGTTGCCGTTTCTTGCCTTGTATTGACAGCACTAATGTCCTATCTGAACCACCGGTTTATCGGCCTGCCGACCACGATCGGCGTCATGGGCATTGCCTTGATGCTTTCGTTCGCGCTGTTCGGGCTGGACAAACTCGGCTTTGGCGCCTTGCACGATTATGAGGTTTCGCTGCTTTCGTCAGTCGATTTTTCGGAAGTGCTGATGCAGGGAATGCTGTCGCTCCTGCTGTTTGCCGGCGCGCTGCATGTCGATTTGAGCGAGTTGAAATCCTATAAATGGCAGGTCGGCATATTGGCGGTTTTCGGTACGCTGGCTTCGACGTTGCTGGTCGGGTTCGGCCTGTGGGCGACACTGCCGTACACCGGTATCGCGCTGCCCCTGTCGTACTGCCTGATCTTCGGTGCACTGATTTCGCCCACCGATCCGATCGCCGTCATGGGCATACTGAAGTCGGCCGGCGCGCCCAAGAGTCTGGAAATCGTTATCGCCGGCGAGTCGCTGTTCAATGACGGTGTCGGCGTGGTGCTGTTTTCGCTGCTGCTGGCAATGGTGGCCAGTGGCGAAGCCCCGACTGCGGCGCGCGGTGCCATGTTGCTGCTTGAGGAAGGGGGCGGCGGTATCGCGTTCGGATTGGTACTCGGGTATGTGACGTACCTCATGCTGAAGAGCATCGACAGCTATCAGGAAGAGGTGCTGATCACGCTGGCAGCCGTACTTGGCGGATATGCCCTGGCGGACAACCTGCATGTGTCCGGCCCGCTGGCGATGGTGGTGGCCGGGCTGATCATCGGCAATCACGGCCGCGCGCAGGCGATGTCGGACAAGACGCGCGAACATCTGGACATGTTCTGGGAGTTGCTGGATTCGATGCTCAATGCGGTGTTGTTCGTGTTGATCGGCCTGGAAGTGATCCTGATCAAATTCTCGGCCAGCCTGGCGCTGGCGGCGGCAGCGGTGATTGCAATCACCCTGGCGGCGCGGCTGATCTCGGTGGGCGTGCCAGTCAGCTTGTTGGGCCGGGTGTTCAAGTTGCCGCAGGGCGCGTTGCAGGTGCTCACCTGGGGCGGATTGCGCGGCGGCATTTCGGTCGCGCTGGCACTTTCGCTGCCCAGTGGCCCGCAGCGCGATCTGGTGCTGGCGCTGACCTACGCGGTCGTGGTGTTCTCGATCCTGGTTCAGGGTCTTAGCATCGGCAAGGTGGCCCGCAATGTGGGTGGTGCCGAGTAA
- a CDS encoding aquaporin — protein MTLLRKNRHKAAQQERMVQKQVSPDFLDPAHEWRRLFAEAWGTFLLVLVAAGGGVVAARSGGTVTPGMIVVAPGLMVMAIIYFMGTVSGAHLNPAVTLAFAVRRNFPWRRVPGYVLAQMIGGVAAVLFLRALFGTVGALGATVPGSGIGNGTALAMEVVLTTGLVNTILGTAAGARQIGANGAIAVGGYIALAGLWAAPISGASMNPVRSLAPDLVRGDLGTAWIYVAGPLLGALIGVVFEWILKGEPTTSGTLAAQGLLGADDSKPTCEQERGSSQ, from the coding sequence ATGACTTTATTACGCAAAAACCGGCATAAAGCTGCGCAGCAGGAGCGGATGGTCCAGAAGCAGGTGTCCCCCGATTTTCTGGATCCGGCGCACGAGTGGCGTCGTCTTTTCGCCGAGGCTTGGGGCACGTTCCTGCTGGTTCTCGTCGCCGCGGGCGGAGGTGTGGTTGCTGCCAGGAGCGGCGGTACCGTCACCCCCGGCATGATCGTGGTGGCGCCCGGGCTCATGGTGATGGCGATCATCTACTTCATGGGCACAGTGAGCGGGGCGCATTTGAACCCCGCTGTCACCCTGGCATTCGCGGTACGACGCAACTTCCCCTGGCGTCGGGTCCCGGGTTACGTCCTGGCACAGATGATCGGAGGTGTCGCAGCGGTGCTCTTCCTCAGGGCTTTGTTCGGCACTGTCGGCGCGCTGGGCGCAACGGTGCCGGGCAGCGGCATTGGCAACGGGACAGCATTGGCGATGGAAGTGGTGTTGACGACCGGATTGGTGAACACGATCCTGGGCACGGCCGCCGGGGCGCGCCAGATCGGCGCCAACGGCGCCATCGCGGTAGGTGGATATATCGCCCTGGCGGGTCTTTGGGCGGCGCCGATCAGTGGCGCTTCGATGAATCCGGTGCGATCGCTGGCGCCGGACTTGGTGCGCGGCGACCTTGGCACCGCGTGGATCTATGTGGCGGGGCCGCTCCTCGGCGCGCTGATAGGCGTTGTCTTCGAGTGGATACTCAAGGGCGAGCCCACCACTTCCGGTACGCTGGCGGCACAAGGTTTGCTCGGCGCCGATGATTCGAAGCCGACGTGTGAACAGGAGCGAGGCAGTTCGCAATGA
- a CDS encoding plasma-membrane proton-efflux P-type ATPase translates to MMKPNTDQPKAAEPKPDAKDDLKSLPMPELLSKLGASPDGLSQAEAQKRLTQYGPNELEEKKTNAFLKFLSYFWGPIPWMIEAAVILSAVAQHWPDFGIILLLLVANAVVGFWEEHQAGNAIAALKAKLAVKAQVKRDGKWTSPVARDLVPGDVIHLRLGDIVPADARLLEGDPLEVDQSALTGESLPVTHQSGDAVFSGSIIRTGEIDALVYATGSNTYFGKTAQLVQGAQTASHFQRAVLKIGNYLIILAVTLVAVIITVALFRGDPILTTLQFALVLTVAAIPVAMPTVLSVTMAVGARLLAKKEAIVTRLAAIEELAGVDVLCSDKTGTLTQNKLTLGDPFSVSGIPVDQVILNAALASRADNKDTIDLAVLGGLKDDQALNGYEIVHFMPFDPVHKRTEASVKGPDGNQFKVTKGAPQVILELSDNADEVKVAVDKAVDEFAARGFRSLGVARADGEGAWQFLGVLPLSDPPREEAKATIATAREMGVKVKMVTGDALAIARETARTLGMGTNILDASSFGDTKHHETAQLAESIEKADGFAQVFPEHKFHIIDVLQKSGHIVGMTGDGVNDAPALKKADCGIAVSGATDAARAAASIVLMTSGLSVIIDAIKESRRIFQRMNSYAIYRIAETLRVLLFMTLSILVFNFYPVTAVMIVMLALLNDGAILSIAYDNVHYKDKPEAWNMHMVLGISTALGIIGVVSAFGLFYLGERVFHLDRAHIQTLMYLKLSVAGHLTIFLTRTRGPFWSIRPARILWVAVLGTQIVATLIAVYGVFMTPLGWGWAAFVWGYALVWFLVNDRLKLLAYKVFDPTKTPLLAMKSVDATPQSAKRAYELYEQHGRRDGHSVQDWLQAEREIRKD, encoded by the coding sequence ATGATGAAACCCAATACCGACCAGCCCAAGGCTGCTGAACCGAAGCCTGACGCGAAGGATGACCTCAAATCCCTGCCCATGCCGGAACTGCTATCAAAATTGGGGGCGTCGCCGGATGGCCTCAGTCAGGCAGAGGCACAGAAGCGGCTGACCCAATATGGCCCGAACGAGCTCGAAGAGAAGAAAACCAATGCCTTCCTGAAATTCCTCAGTTATTTCTGGGGGCCGATCCCGTGGATGATCGAAGCAGCCGTGATCCTTTCGGCGGTCGCCCAACATTGGCCGGACTTCGGCATCATTCTCCTGCTGCTCGTGGCCAACGCCGTGGTCGGATTCTGGGAAGAACATCAGGCGGGCAACGCCATCGCCGCGCTGAAGGCCAAGCTGGCGGTCAAGGCTCAGGTGAAACGCGACGGCAAGTGGACCAGCCCCGTGGCACGTGACCTGGTGCCTGGCGACGTCATCCACCTGCGTCTCGGCGACATCGTGCCGGCAGATGCGCGCTTGCTGGAGGGCGACCCGTTAGAGGTGGATCAGTCCGCGCTGACGGGAGAGTCGCTGCCCGTCACGCACCAGTCCGGCGATGCGGTGTTCTCGGGTTCGATCATCCGCACCGGCGAAATCGATGCGCTGGTGTATGCCACGGGATCGAACACCTACTTCGGCAAGACCGCGCAACTGGTACAGGGCGCGCAGACAGCCAGCCATTTCCAGCGTGCGGTGCTGAAGATCGGCAATTACCTGATCATTCTCGCGGTGACCTTGGTGGCGGTGATTATTACCGTTGCGCTGTTTCGCGGCGACCCGATCCTCACCACCCTGCAGTTCGCGCTGGTGCTGACGGTGGCCGCGATTCCCGTAGCGATGCCCACGGTGCTGTCGGTGACCATGGCGGTCGGCGCGCGCCTGCTGGCCAAGAAAGAGGCGATCGTGACACGCCTGGCTGCCATCGAGGAATTGGCGGGGGTGGACGTGCTGTGCTCGGACAAGACCGGCACCCTGACCCAGAACAAGCTGACGCTGGGCGATCCGTTCAGCGTCAGCGGCATTCCCGTCGATCAGGTCATCCTCAATGCAGCGCTGGCTTCGCGCGCCGACAACAAGGACACCATTGACCTGGCCGTGCTGGGCGGCCTGAAAGACGATCAGGCCTTGAATGGCTACGAGATCGTCCATTTCATGCCATTCGACCCGGTGCATAAGCGCACCGAAGCCAGCGTCAAGGGCCCGGACGGAAACCAGTTCAAGGTGACCAAGGGCGCGCCGCAGGTAATCCTGGAATTGTCGGACAATGCCGACGAGGTAAAGGTTGCCGTCGATAAAGCCGTCGACGAATTCGCGGCACGCGGCTTCCGCTCGCTGGGCGTGGCGCGGGCCGATGGAGAGGGTGCGTGGCAGTTTCTGGGAGTATTGCCCTTGTCCGACCCGCCTCGGGAAGAAGCCAAAGCGACCATCGCGACCGCTCGCGAGATGGGCGTAAAGGTCAAGATGGTAACGGGCGATGCGCTGGCCATCGCTCGGGAAACCGCCAGGACATTAGGGATGGGCACAAATATCCTCGATGCCAGCAGCTTCGGCGACACCAAACATCACGAGACAGCGCAGTTGGCGGAGTCGATCGAAAAAGCAGACGGCTTCGCACAGGTGTTCCCCGAACACAAGTTCCACATAATCGATGTCCTGCAAAAAAGCGGGCACATCGTCGGCATGACAGGCGACGGGGTGAACGATGCGCCCGCGCTGAAGAAGGCCGATTGTGGCATCGCGGTATCGGGTGCAACGGATGCGGCACGCGCTGCGGCGTCCATCGTGCTGATGACTTCCGGCCTGTCGGTGATCATCGACGCGATCAAGGAGAGCCGGAGAATCTTCCAGCGCATGAACAGCTATGCGATCTACCGCATTGCCGAGACGCTACGCGTGCTGTTGTTCATGACCTTGTCGATCCTGGTGTTCAACTTCTACCCGGTGACCGCCGTGATGATCGTGATGCTGGCGTTGCTCAACGACGGGGCGATCCTGTCCATCGCCTATGACAACGTTCATTACAAGGACAAGCCCGAGGCATGGAACATGCACATGGTACTGGGGATATCCACCGCGCTGGGGATCATCGGGGTGGTCTCCGCCTTTGGCCTGTTTTACCTCGGCGAGCGCGTTTTTCACCTGGACCGTGCGCACATCCAGACGCTGATGTACCTGAAGCTGTCGGTGGCGGGGCATCTGACCATCTTCCTGACGCGCACGCGCGGCCCGTTCTGGTCCATCCGCCCGGCGCGGATTTTGTGGGTGGCGGTGCTCGGTACGCAAATAGTCGCGACCCTGATCGCGGTTTACGGTGTATTCATGACGCCACTCGGCTGGGGCTGGGCGGCGTTCGTATGGGGCTATGCGCTGGTTTGGTTCCTGGTCAACGACCGCCTGAAACTGCTTGCCTATAAAGTCTTTGATCCAACCAAAACACCCCTGTTGGCCATGAAGTCGGTCGATGCGACACCGCAGAGCGCCAAGCGTGCTTATGAACTATACGAGCAGCATGGCCGCCGCGACGGACACTCGGTTCAGGACTGGCTCCAGGCGGAGCGCGAGATTCGGAAAGATTAG